Proteins found in one Gemmatimonas sp. genomic segment:
- a CDS encoding YihY/virulence factor BrkB family protein, protein MGRTTPPRPTIWSRAPGRSPLALRAKAESWWDIVRRVWNQGAEDNVLFLAGGLAFNVLLALLPFVLLLISGLSFLLGSETTEAANTVTALVDRLLPSGANAAGELLRGVVADVLNTRGAVTAYSAIGFAWFSTRLFGSLRSVLALIFDGTDRGIVAGKVFDFVATIIATVAIVVYVVISTYVDLATTRGLALLQETGLRAEAMGFVGYLLGRLMALTVVFVLFYAMYRGLPRRRPSMRTAAVGALTASILFEIARHLFVLFVARFDPSSLYTGTIAAIVAIVFWTYYGALLFLIGGEVAQAFDLRRNELAALQQAEDAARAAAAATPTRAKPNKRPPTKRP, encoded by the coding sequence ATGGGCCGGACGACACCGCCGCGCCCGACGATATGGTCTCGAGCTCCGGGGAGGAGTCCGCTGGCGCTCCGAGCGAAGGCTGAAAGCTGGTGGGACATTGTCCGACGCGTCTGGAATCAGGGCGCTGAGGACAATGTGCTGTTTCTGGCGGGCGGGCTGGCCTTCAATGTCCTGCTCGCCCTTCTGCCGTTCGTGCTATTGCTGATCTCCGGTCTCTCCTTCCTTCTCGGGAGCGAGACCACCGAAGCCGCCAACACCGTGACGGCGCTCGTCGATCGCCTGCTCCCCAGCGGGGCGAACGCCGCCGGTGAACTGCTGCGGGGCGTCGTGGCCGACGTGCTCAATACGCGCGGAGCGGTCACGGCGTACTCCGCCATCGGCTTTGCGTGGTTCTCCACGCGCCTCTTCGGTTCACTACGCAGCGTCCTCGCGCTGATCTTCGACGGCACCGATCGCGGGATCGTCGCCGGCAAGGTCTTCGACTTCGTCGCTACGATTATCGCGACGGTCGCGATTGTGGTCTACGTCGTAATCTCCACGTACGTCGATCTCGCCACGACGCGCGGTCTGGCGCTCTTGCAGGAAACGGGACTGCGCGCCGAGGCGATGGGCTTCGTGGGCTATCTGCTTGGTCGGCTGATGGCGCTTACGGTCGTCTTCGTGCTCTTCTACGCCATGTATCGCGGACTGCCACGTCGTCGCCCCAGCATGCGCACGGCGGCGGTCGGCGCACTCACCGCCTCCATCCTGTTCGAGATCGCACGACACCTCTTCGTGCTTTTTGTCGCGCGCTTCGATCCGAGTTCGCTGTACACGGGCACGATTGCCGCCATCGTCGCGATTGTCTTTTGGACATATTACGGTGCGCTGTTGTTTCTGATCGGCGGCGAAGTCGCGCAGGCGTTCGACCTGCGGCGAAACGAGCTCGCGGCCCTGCAGCAGGCTGAGGACGCAGCGCGCGCCGCTGCCGCCGCCACGCCGACACGCGCCAAACCGAACAAACGTCCTCCCACCAAACGTCCGTGA
- a CDS encoding YtxH domain-containing protein: MARYDEYDDDRVVVIERENGTNGIGTFLLGLAIGAGAALLFAPASGAETRQRLQDEARRAGRKVKDMTDEFGEKVADSVEKTRFQFDEQVGRARDAVSSRVQAVGDAVSAGRDAAAQARSELERAVADSKRAYADSRRAYRDHGRRHGPDDTAAPDDMVSSSGEESAGAPSEG; this comes from the coding sequence ATGGCCCGGTACGACGAGTACGACGATGATCGCGTGGTCGTGATCGAACGTGAGAATGGCACGAATGGCATCGGTACCTTTCTGCTCGGTCTTGCGATCGGGGCGGGGGCCGCGCTGCTGTTCGCGCCGGCCAGTGGTGCCGAAACGCGGCAGCGCCTGCAGGACGAGGCGCGACGTGCCGGACGCAAGGTGAAGGACATGACTGATGAGTTCGGCGAAAAGGTGGCCGATTCCGTCGAGAAGACCCGCTTCCAGTTTGACGAACAGGTGGGCCGCGCACGCGATGCCGTGAGTTCACGGGTGCAGGCGGTCGGTGATGCCGTATCGGCCGGACGCGACGCGGCGGCGCAAGCGCGTAGCGAGCTCGAACGTGCCGTGGCCGACAGCAAGCGCGCGTATGCCGACAGCCGCCGCGCGTACCGGGATCATGGTCGTCGACATGGGCCGGACGACACCGCCGCGCCCGACGATATGGTCTCGAGCTCCGGGGAGGAGTCCGCTGGCGCTCCGAGCGAAGGCTGA
- the pyk gene encoding pyruvate kinase, with translation MPASDDVLTIPRTGPERAAATTSEGSAPSAFRRVHVPRTKIVGTLGPASNSAEGVRALIEAGLDVARINFSHGTHEQHARTIATVREVAEQLGRPVAILGDLQGPRIRIGVLPEKRELEPGTSVVLVPEEIAAGDEIPITYADLCHDVSPGNRVLINDGLFELVVTKVEAPRVTATVVHGGLLSSNKGMNLPGIAVSAPSLTEKDRADLTFAVEHELDAVALSFVRKAQDIEELRELIPKSMLICAKIEKDIALQNIEEIMKATDAVMVARGDLGVELPYEQVPNAQKDIIALANRMGRPVITATQMLESMIDNPRPTRAEASDVANAILDGTDAVMLSAETAAGHYPRLAVEAMRRIITEIETHPRPGIANRADRRTTSGVNTEEAIAAATVAAVRMLESPLVVVFTKSGFTARIVSSHRPSVPILALTDEPRVCRQLSLVWGVVPRLVPTARGYDHMVAMALREALDMGLVTKGDRVLVTAGVPFDVPGTTNLLKVETV, from the coding sequence ACGTGCCGCGCACGAAGATCGTCGGTACGCTCGGACCGGCCAGCAATTCGGCCGAGGGCGTGCGGGCGCTGATCGAGGCGGGTCTCGATGTCGCACGTATCAACTTCTCGCACGGCACGCACGAGCAGCATGCACGAACAATCGCGACGGTGCGCGAAGTCGCCGAGCAGCTCGGCCGTCCCGTCGCGATTCTCGGCGACTTGCAGGGCCCGCGTATTCGCATCGGTGTCCTTCCCGAGAAGCGTGAGCTCGAACCCGGTACGTCGGTCGTCTTGGTGCCTGAAGAGATCGCCGCTGGCGACGAAATCCCGATCACGTACGCTGATCTTTGCCACGACGTGTCGCCGGGGAATCGCGTGTTGATCAACGACGGCCTTTTCGAGCTCGTCGTCACCAAGGTCGAAGCGCCGCGCGTCACGGCCACGGTGGTCCACGGCGGATTGCTGTCCAGCAACAAGGGGATGAACCTCCCCGGCATCGCCGTGTCGGCCCCGTCGCTCACCGAGAAGGATCGTGCCGATCTCACGTTCGCGGTGGAGCACGAGCTCGACGCCGTCGCGCTCAGCTTCGTGCGCAAGGCGCAGGACATCGAGGAACTCCGTGAGCTGATCCCGAAGTCGATGCTCATCTGCGCGAAGATCGAGAAGGACATCGCGCTGCAGAACATCGAAGAGATCATGAAGGCTACCGACGCCGTTATGGTGGCGCGCGGCGATCTCGGCGTGGAACTGCCGTACGAGCAGGTGCCGAATGCGCAGAAGGACATCATCGCGCTCGCCAATCGCATGGGCCGTCCCGTCATCACGGCCACGCAGATGCTCGAGTCGATGATCGACAATCCGCGCCCCACGCGCGCCGAAGCCAGCGACGTCGCCAACGCGATTCTCGACGGCACCGATGCCGTGATGCTCTCCGCCGAAACGGCGGCGGGGCACTACCCGCGCCTCGCGGTCGAAGCGATGCGCCGCATCATCACCGAAATCGAGACCCACCCGCGTCCCGGGATCGCCAATCGCGCCGACCGTCGCACCACCAGCGGCGTGAATACCGAAGAAGCCATTGCTGCCGCGACCGTCGCCGCCGTGCGCATGCTCGAATCGCCGCTGGTGGTCGTCTTTACGAAGAGTGGTTTCACGGCGCGCATCGTGTCGTCGCACCGTCCCAGTGTGCCCATCCTGGCGCTCACTGATGAGCCGCGGGTCTGCCGCCAGCTGTCGCTGGTGTGGGGCGTCGTGCCGCGCCTGGTGCCCACCGCACGCGGGTATGATCACATGGTGGCCATGGCGTTGCGGGAGGCCCTCGACATGGGTCTCGTCACGAAGGGTGATCGCGTATTGGTCACCGCTGGCGTGCCGTTCGACGTACCGGGCACCACCAACTTGCTCAAGGTCGAAACGGTGTGA
- a CDS encoding class II fructose-bisphosphate aldolase, with protein MSDTTKPTTSLFGGAVTVDGGRVQLHDAAVLTSAHMDALVHQAVFGNEGERTFARWLVWELGQTVGVRAASIHELYLARGAGKCSGFTVPAMNIRALTYDTTRAVFRTANTLKAGAFILEIARSEIAYTEQRPDEYVSVILAAALREGYRGPVFIQGDHFQVNHKKFAVDPITEVNAVKALVTEAVAAGFYNIDVDTSTLVDLSKETLAEQQRLNYEVCVDITRFVRAAEPAGVTISIGGEIGEVGTENSTPAELEAFMDGFNATLESQTPGTAGLSKISVQSGTSHGGIVLADGSIADVALDFDTLEKLSKVGRDRYGMAGAVQHGASTLPDAAFSNFPRLETAEIHLATNFQTMMFDHIPAALRADMYAWLDTNAKDERKATDTDEQFYYKARKKAIGPFKKQLWALPADVRGTLGAAYDKKFTFLFEQLGIAGTRAIVEQFVTIPEQHRPFPTGASTIVAAPDDADLSD; from the coding sequence ATGTCCGATACCACGAAGCCCACGACGTCCTTGTTTGGCGGTGCCGTTACGGTGGACGGAGGGCGCGTTCAGCTGCATGACGCTGCCGTCCTCACCTCCGCGCACATGGATGCGCTGGTTCATCAGGCTGTCTTCGGGAACGAAGGCGAGCGCACCTTCGCCCGCTGGCTCGTGTGGGAGCTGGGTCAGACGGTCGGTGTTCGTGCCGCGTCGATCCACGAGCTGTACCTCGCGCGTGGAGCAGGCAAATGCAGCGGTTTCACCGTGCCCGCGATGAACATCCGCGCGCTCACGTACGACACGACCCGCGCCGTCTTCCGCACCGCCAACACGCTCAAGGCCGGCGCATTCATTCTCGAGATTGCGCGCTCCGAGATCGCCTACACCGAGCAGCGCCCCGACGAGTATGTGTCGGTGATTCTCGCCGCCGCATTGCGTGAAGGCTATCGCGGACCGGTGTTCATTCAGGGTGACCACTTCCAGGTCAACCACAAGAAGTTCGCGGTCGATCCGATCACGGAAGTCAACGCAGTCAAGGCGCTCGTGACCGAAGCGGTCGCGGCCGGCTTCTACAACATCGACGTCGACACCTCAACGTTGGTCGACCTCTCCAAGGAGACCCTCGCGGAGCAACAGCGGCTCAACTACGAAGTGTGCGTGGATATCACCCGCTTCGTGCGCGCAGCGGAACCGGCCGGCGTCACGATTTCCATTGGCGGAGAAATCGGGGAGGTTGGCACCGAGAATAGCACACCAGCCGAGCTCGAAGCGTTCATGGATGGCTTCAACGCCACGCTCGAGTCGCAGACGCCGGGTACGGCTGGGCTCTCCAAGATCTCGGTACAGTCGGGCACGTCGCATGGTGGTATCGTGCTCGCCGACGGGTCGATCGCCGACGTGGCTCTCGATTTCGACACGCTCGAGAAGCTCTCGAAGGTCGGTCGTGATCGGTATGGCATGGCGGGTGCAGTACAGCACGGCGCGTCCACGCTGCCAGACGCCGCGTTCAGCAACTTCCCGCGGCTCGAGACAGCGGAAATCCATCTCGCGACGAACTTTCAGACCATGATGTTCGATCACATCCCGGCCGCACTGCGGGCCGATATGTATGCGTGGCTGGACACGAACGCGAAGGACGAACGCAAGGCGACCGATACCGACGAGCAGTTCTACTACAAGGCGCGCAAGAAGGCGATCGGACCGTTCAAGAAGCAGTTGTGGGCATTACCCGCCGATGTGCGTGGCACACTCGGCGCGGCGTACGACAAGAAGTTCACATTCCTGTTCGAACAGCTCGGCATTGCCGGAACGCGTGCGATCGTCGAGCAGTTCGTGACGATACCTGAGCAGCATCGCCCGTTTCCGACGGGAGCCAGCACCATCGTGGCCGCCCCGGACGACGCGGATCTTTCGGACTGA
- a CDS encoding YbaB/EbfC family nucleoid-associated protein → MDLFKMMGQFKDMQSRMQTMQDEMSQRTFSALAGGGMVAADVDGKMQLKRIKLDPTVVNGHDIEMLEDLIVVAVAEAQKKAAEAMQMELSKVTGGIDLPFKLPF, encoded by the coding sequence ATGGATTTGTTCAAGATGATGGGCCAGTTCAAGGACATGCAGTCGCGCATGCAGACCATGCAGGACGAGATGTCGCAGCGCACCTTCTCGGCCCTGGCCGGCGGCGGCATGGTGGCGGCCGATGTGGACGGCAAGATGCAGCTCAAGCGCATCAAGCTCGATCCGACGGTCGTGAACGGCCATGACATCGAGATGCTCGAAGATCTCATTGTCGTCGCCGTCGCGGAGGCGCAGAAGAAGGCGGCCGAAGCCATGCAGATGGAGCTCAGTAAAGTCACCGGCGGCATCGATCTGCCGTTCAAGCTGCCGTTTTGA
- the dnaX gene encoding DNA polymerase III subunit gamma/tau, which translates to MSLALARKYRPRNFATVAVQSHVANTLKGAIASGRVAHGYLLCGPRGTGKTTLARVLAMALNCEELADARRMSGTAAATEFSEAMAAAGEPCGRCTSCQRIWSGSASLDVVEIDAASNGGVADARELRERAMYAPSGDDRYKVYIIDEAHMLSRDAWNALLKVLEEPPPRVVFVFATTEAQKVLPTVISRLQRFDLKRIGPAEIRERLAAVLTEEGVRFEPDALGMIAGAADGGLRDALSLTDQVLSLGETAEVTAERVRTALGLVPEEEYLLLLDIIAQRRAVDVFGAVQRQADGGVDLMLLLAGIGRMLRAQLTIALGGVPPELSERMRVALNERKGQVSAGDLLRMLHALLEIEPMYRRSGQPQLLLETLLVRFALLDRTVELEEVIKGFGAGGHDDPPPRRVAHEPRVASAHAIPPTPPPAVAPAIPQAPPAFVASPLVAPPRSATQQVAEAAAAVQMAEQRPTPKAAASVPRVGPPPSVEQLKARWQSVSDAIKTAGRGMLAQAVARLVPASVSAHGSVALTYDPADDTFARAADGARPDILAALQACFDGVTGVTVVSSVHAGAQAQAQSRAPRDTTIRLTAHDVQQQRTEQLSSKDPLLEAAVRALDLELLD; encoded by the coding sequence ATGTCGCTCGCTCTCGCCCGCAAATACCGCCCCCGGAACTTCGCGACCGTGGCGGTACAGTCACATGTCGCCAACACGCTGAAGGGTGCCATCGCCAGTGGGCGAGTCGCGCACGGCTATTTGCTGTGCGGTCCCCGGGGGACCGGCAAGACCACGCTGGCCCGGGTGCTGGCCATGGCGCTCAACTGTGAGGAGCTCGCCGATGCCCGACGGATGAGCGGGACGGCCGCCGCCACTGAGTTCAGCGAAGCGATGGCCGCCGCCGGTGAACCGTGCGGCCGCTGCACCAGCTGTCAGCGTATCTGGAGTGGCAGCGCGTCGCTCGACGTCGTGGAAATCGACGCCGCGTCGAATGGTGGTGTGGCCGATGCCCGCGAACTGCGCGAACGTGCCATGTATGCGCCATCCGGTGATGACCGCTACAAGGTCTACATCATCGACGAAGCGCACATGCTGTCCCGCGATGCGTGGAACGCGCTGCTCAAGGTGCTCGAGGAACCGCCCCCGCGCGTGGTGTTTGTGTTCGCCACGACCGAAGCGCAGAAGGTGCTTCCGACGGTGATCTCGCGACTGCAGCGTTTCGATCTGAAGCGCATCGGCCCGGCCGAGATCCGTGAACGGCTGGCCGCGGTGCTCACCGAAGAGGGGGTGCGTTTCGAGCCCGATGCCTTGGGCATGATCGCCGGCGCGGCAGATGGTGGCCTGCGCGATGCGTTGTCGCTCACCGATCAGGTGCTGTCGCTCGGAGAGACGGCCGAGGTCACGGCGGAGCGCGTGCGCACGGCGTTGGGGCTCGTGCCCGAAGAGGAGTACCTGTTGCTGCTCGACATCATTGCCCAGCGTCGGGCCGTTGATGTGTTCGGCGCGGTGCAGCGACAGGCGGACGGCGGGGTTGATCTCATGCTGTTGCTGGCCGGCATCGGCCGCATGTTGCGGGCGCAACTCACGATCGCGCTCGGGGGCGTGCCGCCCGAGCTTTCGGAGCGCATGCGCGTGGCGCTCAACGAGCGAAAGGGACAAGTCTCCGCCGGCGACCTGTTGCGCATGCTGCACGCCCTGCTCGAGATCGAGCCGATGTATCGGCGCAGTGGCCAGCCGCAGCTGTTGCTCGAAACGTTGCTCGTCCGCTTCGCCTTGCTCGATCGCACGGTGGAACTCGAAGAGGTGATCAAGGGCTTCGGCGCCGGTGGTCACGACGATCCACCGCCGCGTCGTGTCGCGCATGAGCCGCGCGTCGCCTCGGCGCATGCGATCCCGCCCACGCCGCCGCCGGCCGTTGCGCCCGCGATCCCACAGGCGCCGCCGGCGTTTGTGGCATCGCCCTTGGTGGCGCCGCCGCGCTCGGCCACGCAGCAGGTGGCGGAAGCCGCCGCCGCGGTGCAAATGGCCGAGCAGCGCCCAACGCCGAAGGCCGCCGCCTCGGTACCACGGGTCGGCCCGCCGCCCTCGGTTGAGCAGCTCAAGGCGCGCTGGCAGAGTGTGAGTGACGCCATCAAAACGGCGGGACGCGGCATGCTGGCACAAGCCGTCGCGCGGTTGGTCCCCGCCTCCGTCTCGGCTCACGGCAGCGTAGCGCTCACCTACGATCCGGCCGACGATACCTTCGCCCGCGCCGCCGACGGCGCCCGCCCGGATATTCTCGCCGCGCTCCAAGCGTGCTTTGACGGTGTCACCGGGGTAACAGTGGTGTCCTCCGTGCATGCCGGCGCCCAGGCGCAGGCCCAGTCCCGCGCACCTCGCGATACGACGATACGATTGACCGCCCACGACGTGCAGCAGCAACGCACCGAGCAGCTCTCGTCGAAAGACCCGCTGCTCGAAGCCGCCGTGCGCGCCCTCGACCTCGAATTACTCGACTAA
- a CDS encoding MBL fold metallo-hydrolase, translating to MSTSARLTFLGTGTSFGVPQIGCVCAVCRSTDPRDKRTRCGAVIETASGTRLLIDTPPELRLQLVAAGIGDIDAVLYTHEHADHIHGIDDLRAFTIRRATSLPLYGEAATLHTLRERFPYIMDEQFRPLPGTTRPEGTLMPIQAGVPFTVKDTDVLPIAVPHGRASVVGYRVGDIAYITDAKLLPDTARAALVGVRVLVLNALLRHPHPTHLSIAEAVAVAQEIGAERTLLTHLTHDNAHAALAAELPAGVEPAYDGLVVTCS from the coding sequence GTGAGCACATCCGCGCGCCTCACCTTTCTGGGAACCGGCACAAGTTTCGGTGTGCCGCAGATCGGCTGCGTCTGCGCGGTATGTCGCTCCACCGATCCGCGCGACAAGCGCACCCGGTGCGGTGCCGTGATCGAGACCGCGAGCGGTACGCGACTGCTTATCGATACCCCGCCCGAGTTGCGCCTGCAGCTCGTGGCGGCCGGTATCGGCGACATCGATGCCGTGTTGTACACGCATGAGCATGCGGATCACATTCACGGCATCGACGACCTGCGCGCCTTTACCATCCGTCGCGCCACGTCGCTGCCGTTGTACGGCGAAGCAGCCACCCTGCACACGTTGCGCGAGCGCTTTCCGTACATCATGGACGAGCAATTTCGTCCGTTGCCCGGCACGACCCGCCCGGAAGGCACGTTGATGCCGATTCAGGCAGGCGTGCCGTTCACGGTGAAGGATACCGACGTCCTTCCGATCGCGGTGCCGCACGGACGGGCCTCGGTGGTCGGGTACCGCGTCGGCGACATCGCGTACATCACCGACGCCAAGCTGCTGCCCGACACCGCGCGCGCCGCACTCGTTGGCGTGCGCGTGCTGGTGCTCAACGCCCTGTTGCGCCATCCGCATCCTACGCATCTCTCGATCGCCGAGGCCGTGGCGGTGGCGCAGGAGATCGGCGCTGAGCGCACCCTGCTGACGCACCTTACGCACGACAACGCGCACGCCGCGCTTGCCGCCGAGTTGCCTGCTGGTGTCGAGCCCGCGTACGACGGTCTGGTCGTGACCTGTTCATAA
- a CDS encoding threonine aldolase family protein, translating to MTQFAAPLLDVRSDTVTRPTAAMRRAMADAEVGDDVLDGDPTTRRLEAVVAERLGKERALFFPSGSMANQAAIWVQSTPGTEILLDAEAHIIHSEVAATAALCGVQVRPLRGSALVFRAADLAAGMRSPSSDGIEPSMVCLENTHNGAGGVVTTRDELHALTSVARRFHLAVHLDGARLWNAAAATGTALADFAACADTVMVSFSKGLGAPVGACLAGPADLITRAHRARKRFGGGMRQSGILAAGALYGLEHHLDRLAEDHESAKYLAHLVDGAGGAKVVMPDTNIVMIDLPSPRADQVIAQAAALGVRIYKWHDTRVRAVTHLDAPIGLIAEHGPKIAQALSEALA from the coding sequence GTGACCCAATTCGCCGCTCCGTTGCTCGATGTGCGCAGTGATACCGTGACCCGGCCTACCGCCGCGATGCGACGCGCGATGGCCGACGCGGAAGTCGGTGACGATGTGCTCGACGGTGATCCCACCACACGCCGGCTCGAAGCCGTGGTGGCCGAACGGCTTGGCAAAGAGCGCGCGCTGTTCTTCCCGAGCGGCTCGATGGCCAACCAAGCCGCCATCTGGGTGCAGAGCACGCCGGGCACTGAGATTCTCCTCGACGCGGAGGCACACATCATCCACTCGGAGGTCGCCGCGACCGCCGCGCTGTGCGGCGTGCAGGTGCGCCCGTTGCGCGGATCGGCGCTGGTGTTTCGGGCCGCCGATCTGGCGGCAGGAATGCGTTCGCCGTCCAGTGATGGCATCGAGCCCTCGATGGTGTGTCTCGAGAACACGCACAATGGGGCTGGTGGCGTCGTGACGACGCGCGACGAATTGCACGCCCTCACCTCGGTCGCGCGCCGCTTCCACCTCGCGGTGCACCTCGACGGCGCACGCCTGTGGAACGCGGCCGCCGCCACCGGGACAGCACTCGCCGACTTCGCCGCCTGTGCCGACACCGTCATGGTGTCGTTCTCCAAAGGACTTGGCGCCCCGGTCGGGGCGTGCCTTGCCGGTCCGGCTGACCTCATCACGCGTGCCCATCGCGCCCGAAAACGCTTTGGTGGCGGCATGCGTCAGAGCGGCATCCTCGCGGCCGGCGCGCTGTACGGGCTCGAGCACCATCTCGACCGGTTGGCTGAGGACCATGAATCGGCGAAATATCTCGCGCATCTCGTCGACGGCGCCGGCGGGGCCAAGGTCGTTATGCCGGACACCAACATCGTCATGATCGACTTGCCCAGCCCCCGCGCCGATCAGGTTATCGCGCAGGCGGCCGCGCTCGGCGTGCGGATCTACAAGTGGCACGACACGAGGGTGCGCGCGGTGACCCACCTCGATGCGCCGATCGGGCTCATCGCCGAGCACGGACCGAAGATCGCGCAGGCGCTCTCGGAGGCCTTGGCGTAG
- the recR gene encoding recombination mediator RecR produces the protein MSVIDDLTSELARLPGIGRKTALRLTYHLLRQPHSQSRRLAEALVQLTERVRACDRCHNLTESPLCALCADPRRDPAIVCVVEEASDIASIERAGEFRGLYHVLGGRLSPLDGVGPDDLAIGDLLARIEPEGVKEVILATNPSLEGEATALYVQRQLLPRGVRITRIARGLPVGGDLEYADGVTIAQALSARREML, from the coding sequence TTGAGCGTCATCGACGATCTCACGAGTGAGCTGGCGCGGCTCCCCGGTATCGGCCGGAAGACCGCGCTCCGTCTCACCTATCACCTGCTGCGGCAGCCACACTCGCAGAGTCGTCGGCTCGCCGAGGCGCTCGTGCAGCTCACCGAGCGGGTGCGGGCCTGCGACCGGTGCCACAACCTCACCGAGTCGCCGCTGTGCGCACTCTGTGCCGATCCGCGGCGCGACCCGGCCATCGTCTGCGTGGTCGAGGAAGCGTCCGACATCGCCTCGATCGAGCGGGCGGGCGAGTTTCGCGGACTCTATCACGTGCTGGGTGGGCGCCTGTCGCCCCTGGATGGCGTCGGGCCTGACGATCTGGCCATCGGCGACCTCCTCGCCCGGATCGAACCCGAAGGGGTCAAGGAGGTCATTCTGGCTACGAATCCATCGCTCGAAGGCGAAGCGACCGCATTGTACGTCCAACGGCAGCTGCTGCCACGAGGTGTGCGTATTACCCGTATCGCCCGCGGTCTGCCCGTCGGCGGCGATCTCGAATATGCCGATGGCGTGACGATCGCTCAGGCCCTGTCCGCCCGTCGGGAGATGCTCTGA
- a CDS encoding glucose-6-phosphate isomerase (catalyzes the formation of D-fructose 6-phosphate from D-glucose 6-phosphate): MSLSLDFTNMMGAALPHGAGITAAQLTDAAGAFAKAHARVHAMQAELGFLTLPVNDALRDATLAAAEHARGRFDDVLLLGIGGSALGPIALRTALRPPAWNTLSTEARGGHPRLHVLDNVDPATIAATLARLELSRTLVLVISKSGGTVETMAQYLIVRDALARAVGEEAARQHLIFITDPEVGALRKIARAEGITTLEVPPNVGGRFSVLSPVGMLPAALIGIDVKALLAGAADVMTRAASADLATNLPGTFAVLQHIADTAHGRSVQVLMPYADPLRDLALWFVQLWAESLGKLRSDGTPVGPTPLPAVGATDQHSQVQLFMEGPLDKTVTFITVKGREQEGPIPARHADIPELSYLAGHTLGELIDIEQRATAGALAARGRLNATLAIDTVDAFHLGALMQTFALATAYAGVLYDVNAFNQPGVELGKNFAYAMLGRAGSEQARAEWDALPKPDPRFRV, translated from the coding sequence ATGTCGTTGTCGCTTGATTTCACGAACATGATGGGTGCGGCGCTGCCGCACGGCGCCGGTATCACCGCCGCGCAGCTCACCGACGCGGCCGGTGCGTTTGCCAAGGCGCACGCGCGCGTGCACGCGATGCAGGCCGAACTCGGCTTCCTCACGCTCCCGGTGAACGACGCGCTGCGCGACGCTACGCTGGCCGCGGCCGAGCATGCCCGCGGCCGGTTCGACGACGTATTGCTGCTGGGTATCGGCGGCTCGGCGCTCGGTCCGATCGCGCTGCGTACCGCGCTGCGCCCGCCGGCGTGGAATACGCTGAGCACCGAGGCGCGTGGTGGCCATCCCCGCCTGCACGTGCTCGACAATGTCGACCCGGCCACCATCGCGGCCACGCTCGCCCGGCTCGAGCTGTCTCGCACACTGGTGCTGGTGATCTCGAAGTCCGGCGGGACGGTGGAAACGATGGCGCAGTATCTCATCGTGCGGGACGCGTTGGCGCGCGCGGTGGGAGAGGAGGCGGCGCGTCAGCACCTCATCTTCATCACCGATCCCGAGGTCGGCGCGCTCCGCAAGATCGCGCGCGCCGAGGGCATCACGACACTCGAGGTGCCGCCAAACGTGGGTGGCCGCTTCTCGGTGCTGTCGCCCGTCGGTATGCTGCCGGCGGCGCTGATCGGGATCGATGTCAAGGCGCTCCTCGCTGGTGCGGCCGACGTCATGACGCGCGCCGCGAGCGCCGATCTCGCCACGAATCTGCCCGGCACCTTCGCCGTGCTGCAGCACATCGCTGACACCGCTCACGGACGGTCGGTGCAGGTGCTCATGCCGTACGCCGACCCGCTGCGCGACCTCGCCCTCTGGTTCGTGCAGCTCTGGGCCGAGTCCCTCGGGAAGCTGCGCAGCGATGGCACGCCGGTCGGGCCGACCCCGCTGCCGGCCGTCGGCGCCACCGATCAGCACTCCCAGGTGCAGCTCTTCATGGAAGGGCCGCTCGACAAGACGGTCACCTTCATCACGGTGAAGGGGCGCGAGCAGGAAGGACCGATCCCGGCGCGCCATGCGGACATTCCCGAGTTGAGCTACCTCGCTGGACACACGCTGGGTGAGCTCATTGACATCGAGCAGCGCGCCACGGCCGGTGCGCTCGCGGCGCGTGGCCGGCTTAACGCCACGCTCGCCATCGACACGGTCGACGCGTTTCACCTCGGTGCGCTCATGCAGACCTTCGCACTCGCCACTGCCTACGCCGGCGTACTGTACGACGTGAACGCCTTCAACCAGCCAGGCGTGGAGCTGGGTAAGAACTTCGCCTACGCCATGCTCGGCCGCGCTGGCAGCGAGCAGGCGCGCGCCGAATGGGACGCCCTGCCCAAGCCGGATCCACGCTTTCGCGTGTGA